From a region of the Podarcis muralis chromosome 16, rPodMur119.hap1.1, whole genome shotgun sequence genome:
- the CADM3 gene encoding cell adhesion molecule 3 isoform X4, translating to MLSPACNVLILLGSFLIAASQGNLSHDRSQPTTSDEIVVAGSKVLLQCEVEDPDDSSLQWSNPAQQTLYFGEKRALRDLRIQLERSTPNELTISIDNATLADEGEYTCSIFTMPVRTAKAIVTVLGIPQKPQISGYSDPLKEGDVAQLTCFSSGSKPAAELRWHKGDKLLSAEPSEVEEDANGKTFTVTSRVEFTVGKEDNGVEVTCTVDHESLQNSDKSTSQKLAVFYKPTAEIKSYPDSPREGQNLRLRCDGRGNPIPQEYKWEKQGAQAPLAEAQDNILVFDSLNKSDSGTYICYASSIMGISTAIYNLNVHGTYLTHEAKGSDDAPDADTAIINAEGGQTGGDDKKEYFI from the exons GGAGCCAGCCGACGACGTCGGATGAAATCGTGGTGGCAGGCTCCAAGGTGCTCCTCCAGTGTGAAGTGGAAGACCCTGATGACTCCTCTCTACAGTGGTCCAATCCTGCTCAACAGACGCTCTACTTTGGGGAGAAACGAG CGCTGAGAGATCTCCGCATCCAGCTGGAGAGGTCTACGCCCAACGAGCTGACCATCAGTATCGACAATGCGACCCTGGCAGACGAGGGCGAgtacacctgttccattttcaccaTGCCTGTGAGGACCGCCAAGGCCATCGTCACTGTGCTGG GAATCCCGCAAAAACCCCAGATCTCTGGCTACTCCGATCCTCTTAAAGAAGGAGACGTGGCCCAGCTGACGTGCTTCTCTTCCGGCAGCAAGCCGGCTGCTGAGCTCCGGTGGCATAAGGGCGATAAGCTGCTCTCAG CTGAACCTTCGGAAGTGGAAGAAGATGCTAACGGGAAGACGTTCACGGTCACCAGCCGCGTAGAATTCACCGTCGGGAAAGAGGACAATGGCGTGGAGGTCACCTGCACAGTTGACCATGAGTCCCTGCAGAACTCTGACAAGTCCACCTCCCAGAAGCTAGCAGTCTTTT aCAAGCCAACAGCTGAAATCAAATCGTATCCCGACAGCCCACGAGAAGGACAAAATCTGAGGCTGCGCTGCGATGGACGAGGCAACCCAAT CCCTCAGGAATACAAGTGGGAGAAGCAGGGGGCTCAGGCGCCCCTAGCCGAGGCCCAAGACAACATCCTCGTCTTCGACAGTTTGAACAAAAGCGACAGCGGGACCTACATCTGCTATGCCTCAAGCATTATGGGCATCTCCACGGCAATATACAACCTGAATGTTCATG GTACCTACCTGACCCACGAGGCCAAAGGTTCGGACGACGCCCCAGACGCAGACACAGCCATTATCAACGCCGAGGGCGGTCAAACTGGTGGGGATGACAAGAAGGAGTATTTCATCTGA
- the CADM3 gene encoding cell adhesion molecule 3 isoform X2 — MLSPACNVLILLGSFLIAASQGNLSHDRSQPTTSDEIVVAGSKVLLQCEVEDPDDSSLQWSNPAQQTLYFGEKRALRDLRIQLERSTPNELTISIDNATLADEGEYTCSIFTMPVRTAKAIVTVLGIPQKPQISGYSDPLKEGDVAQLTCFSSGSKPAAELRWHKGDKLLSAEPSEVEEDANGKTFTVTSRVEFTVGKEDNGVEVTCTVDHESLQNSDKSTSQKLAVFYKPTAEIKSYPDSPREGQNLRLRCDGRGNPIPQEYKWEKQGAQAPLAEAQDNILVFDSLNKSDSGTYICYASSIMGISTAIYNLNVHDASPMTHSGSTYHAIIGGIVAVIVFLLLILLIVLGHYLIRHKGTYLTHEAKGSDDAPDADTAIINAEGGQTGGDDKKEYFI, encoded by the exons GGAGCCAGCCGACGACGTCGGATGAAATCGTGGTGGCAGGCTCCAAGGTGCTCCTCCAGTGTGAAGTGGAAGACCCTGATGACTCCTCTCTACAGTGGTCCAATCCTGCTCAACAGACGCTCTACTTTGGGGAGAAACGAG CGCTGAGAGATCTCCGCATCCAGCTGGAGAGGTCTACGCCCAACGAGCTGACCATCAGTATCGACAATGCGACCCTGGCAGACGAGGGCGAgtacacctgttccattttcaccaTGCCTGTGAGGACCGCCAAGGCCATCGTCACTGTGCTGG GAATCCCGCAAAAACCCCAGATCTCTGGCTACTCCGATCCTCTTAAAGAAGGAGACGTGGCCCAGCTGACGTGCTTCTCTTCCGGCAGCAAGCCGGCTGCTGAGCTCCGGTGGCATAAGGGCGATAAGCTGCTCTCAG CTGAACCTTCGGAAGTGGAAGAAGATGCTAACGGGAAGACGTTCACGGTCACCAGCCGCGTAGAATTCACCGTCGGGAAAGAGGACAATGGCGTGGAGGTCACCTGCACAGTTGACCATGAGTCCCTGCAGAACTCTGACAAGTCCACCTCCCAGAAGCTAGCAGTCTTTT aCAAGCCAACAGCTGAAATCAAATCGTATCCCGACAGCCCACGAGAAGGACAAAATCTGAGGCTGCGCTGCGATGGACGAGGCAACCCAAT CCCTCAGGAATACAAGTGGGAGAAGCAGGGGGCTCAGGCGCCCCTAGCCGAGGCCCAAGACAACATCCTCGTCTTCGACAGTTTGAACAAAAGCGACAGCGGGACCTACATCTGCTATGCCTCAAGCATTATGGGCATCTCCACGGCAATATACAACCTGAATGTTCATG ATGCAAGCCCCATGACCCACAGTGGGAGCACGTACCACGCCATCATTGGGGGAATAGTGGCTGTCATTGTCTTCCTGCTTCTTATCCTCCTCATTGTTCTGGGTCACTACCTGATCCGGCACAAAG GTACCTACCTGACCCACGAGGCCAAAGGTTCGGACGACGCCCCAGACGCAGACACAGCCATTATCAACGCCGAGGGCGGTCAAACTGGTGGGGATGACAAGAAGGAGTATTTCATCTGA
- the CADM3 gene encoding cell adhesion molecule 3 isoform X3 has product MLSPACNVLILLGSFLIAASQGNLSHDRSQPTTSDEIVVAGSKVLLQCEVEDPDDSSLQWSNPAQQTLYFGEKRALRDLRIQLERSTPNELTISIDNATLADEGEYTCSIFTMPVRTAKAIVTVLGIPQKPQISGYSDPLKEGDVAQLTCFSSGSKPAAELRWHKGDKLLSAEPSEVEEDANGKTFTVTSRVEFTVGKEDNGVEVTCTVDHESLQNSDKSTSQKLAVFYKPTAEIKSYPDSPREGQNLRLRCDGRGNPIPQEYKWEKQGAQAPLAEAQDNILVFDSLNKSDSGTYICYASSIMGISTAIYNLNVHASSLFLCPYAGTYLTHEAKGSDDAPDADTAIINAEGGQTGGDDKKEYFI; this is encoded by the exons GGAGCCAGCCGACGACGTCGGATGAAATCGTGGTGGCAGGCTCCAAGGTGCTCCTCCAGTGTGAAGTGGAAGACCCTGATGACTCCTCTCTACAGTGGTCCAATCCTGCTCAACAGACGCTCTACTTTGGGGAGAAACGAG CGCTGAGAGATCTCCGCATCCAGCTGGAGAGGTCTACGCCCAACGAGCTGACCATCAGTATCGACAATGCGACCCTGGCAGACGAGGGCGAgtacacctgttccattttcaccaTGCCTGTGAGGACCGCCAAGGCCATCGTCACTGTGCTGG GAATCCCGCAAAAACCCCAGATCTCTGGCTACTCCGATCCTCTTAAAGAAGGAGACGTGGCCCAGCTGACGTGCTTCTCTTCCGGCAGCAAGCCGGCTGCTGAGCTCCGGTGGCATAAGGGCGATAAGCTGCTCTCAG CTGAACCTTCGGAAGTGGAAGAAGATGCTAACGGGAAGACGTTCACGGTCACCAGCCGCGTAGAATTCACCGTCGGGAAAGAGGACAATGGCGTGGAGGTCACCTGCACAGTTGACCATGAGTCCCTGCAGAACTCTGACAAGTCCACCTCCCAGAAGCTAGCAGTCTTTT aCAAGCCAACAGCTGAAATCAAATCGTATCCCGACAGCCCACGAGAAGGACAAAATCTGAGGCTGCGCTGCGATGGACGAGGCAACCCAAT CCCTCAGGAATACAAGTGGGAGAAGCAGGGGGCTCAGGCGCCCCTAGCCGAGGCCCAAGACAACATCCTCGTCTTCGACAGTTTGAACAAAAGCGACAGCGGGACCTACATCTGCTATGCCTCAAGCATTATGGGCATCTCCACGGCAATATACAACCTGAATGTTCATG cttcctctctttttctgtgtCCCTATGCAGGTACCTACCTGACCCACGAGGCCAAAGGTTCGGACGACGCCCCAGACGCAGACACAGCCATTATCAACGCCGAGGGCGGTCAAACTGGTGGGGATGACAAGAAGGAGTATTTCATCTGA
- the CADM3 gene encoding cell adhesion molecule 3 isoform X1: protein MLSPACNVLILLGSFLIAASQGNLSHDRSQPTTSDEIVVAGSKVLLQCEVEDPDDSSLQWSNPAQQTLYFGEKRALRDLRIQLERSTPNELTISIDNATLADEGEYTCSIFTMPVRTAKAIVTVLGIPQKPQISGYSDPLKEGDVAQLTCFSSGSKPAAELRWHKGDKLLSAEPSEVEEDANGKTFTVTSRVEFTVGKEDNGVEVTCTVDHESLQNSDKSTSQKLAVFYKPTAEIKSYPDSPREGQNLRLRCDGRGNPIPQEYKWEKQGAQAPLAEAQDNILVFDSLNKSDSGTYICYASSIMGISTAIYNLNVHDASPMTHSGSTYHAIIGGIVAVIVFLLLILLIVLGHYLIRHKASSLFLCPYAGTYLTHEAKGSDDAPDADTAIINAEGGQTGGDDKKEYFI, encoded by the exons GGAGCCAGCCGACGACGTCGGATGAAATCGTGGTGGCAGGCTCCAAGGTGCTCCTCCAGTGTGAAGTGGAAGACCCTGATGACTCCTCTCTACAGTGGTCCAATCCTGCTCAACAGACGCTCTACTTTGGGGAGAAACGAG CGCTGAGAGATCTCCGCATCCAGCTGGAGAGGTCTACGCCCAACGAGCTGACCATCAGTATCGACAATGCGACCCTGGCAGACGAGGGCGAgtacacctgttccattttcaccaTGCCTGTGAGGACCGCCAAGGCCATCGTCACTGTGCTGG GAATCCCGCAAAAACCCCAGATCTCTGGCTACTCCGATCCTCTTAAAGAAGGAGACGTGGCCCAGCTGACGTGCTTCTCTTCCGGCAGCAAGCCGGCTGCTGAGCTCCGGTGGCATAAGGGCGATAAGCTGCTCTCAG CTGAACCTTCGGAAGTGGAAGAAGATGCTAACGGGAAGACGTTCACGGTCACCAGCCGCGTAGAATTCACCGTCGGGAAAGAGGACAATGGCGTGGAGGTCACCTGCACAGTTGACCATGAGTCCCTGCAGAACTCTGACAAGTCCACCTCCCAGAAGCTAGCAGTCTTTT aCAAGCCAACAGCTGAAATCAAATCGTATCCCGACAGCCCACGAGAAGGACAAAATCTGAGGCTGCGCTGCGATGGACGAGGCAACCCAAT CCCTCAGGAATACAAGTGGGAGAAGCAGGGGGCTCAGGCGCCCCTAGCCGAGGCCCAAGACAACATCCTCGTCTTCGACAGTTTGAACAAAAGCGACAGCGGGACCTACATCTGCTATGCCTCAAGCATTATGGGCATCTCCACGGCAATATACAACCTGAATGTTCATG ATGCAAGCCCCATGACCCACAGTGGGAGCACGTACCACGCCATCATTGGGGGAATAGTGGCTGTCATTGTCTTCCTGCTTCTTATCCTCCTCATTGTTCTGGGTCACTACCTGATCCGGCACAAAG cttcctctctttttctgtgtCCCTATGCAGGTACCTACCTGACCCACGAGGCCAAAGGTTCGGACGACGCCCCAGACGCAGACACAGCCATTATCAACGCCGAGGGCGGTCAAACTGGTGGGGATGACAAGAAGGAGTATTTCATCTGA